A stretch of DNA from Megalops cyprinoides isolate fMegCyp1 chromosome 17, fMegCyp1.pri, whole genome shotgun sequence:
GATGAGACGGCAAGATGGCGGTTTCCAATTCCTTACATATTAACCGATTCCTTGGGTATGAAGCATTCATGCTGTAACTTTTTATGCTTTACACTTCACactttaaacacattttcaccttTCTGCACAGTGCTTTGTTATAATTAAAACTGGTGTCCTTTTTTACAGATTTGAATGCAAAAGGTGTGATTCTGcaagcatttgaaatgtatcGTCTGAAATCCTGTGTTGACTTCAAACCTTATGAGGGAGAGCACACATATCTTTCCTTTACCAAGCTGGATGGGTAAGTCATACcaaattatttttctgctgGCTCTTGCATGGTTTTATGATCCTAACTTTTATAGGGCAATATAAATACAAGGCCTTGGCATAAAGTGATTAAAGCAAGCTGAGCTACTGAGAATTTAATCTTCAGAGGACTGCCAGAGGTCTGTGTAAATTTTAACCTTAAATCTTACACACAgatctttaatttttaaaatgcaaagacagatTTTCCTAGAGCATGGCATGCGTTCATTTGTCCTTTTTATAACAATGGTTAACATCTGAATCTATAGTATGTGAAATAGTCCTTTTCAGACATTAAGATATATTTTCttaataaaattacagaaaGGATTGGGTTCATCACCGCTTTGCCCACATTGATGTGTGGGCAGTAAATCACATAGTGATGAattgcacagagcaaacagaaacagataatGTGAAAGGAAACTATTAAAGTTGTTGGTTTATATTTTGAAACTGAGTGAACTTTGACATATTCATCCCAGTACCATCTGAATCATaacattcacactcacagatgCTGGTCATTTGTGGGTGATCTTCATGAGGGCCAGAATGTATCCATCGGCGCCAGGTGTGACACCAAGGCAATTGTTGAACATGAGCTTCTTCATGCACTGGGATTTTACCATGAGCAATCCAGGGCAGATCGCGATGACTACGTCAAAATCTGGTGGGATCAAATCATACCTGGTACATTCCTCCCCACTTCACCGCTTTGTGTTGCTGAAAAGTGAGAAAGAGCTTAGCCTATTATtatcttttgtttatttatttatttgagtctccactttgcatttctgttatgtaatatataatggCTTCAAGGCATTTTGTTAACTCATTTCACAAGAAATTTAGAAGATATGCCAATCGAAATAGACTTATTTTTGGTTTGTACCATTAGTAAAGAAATTCTCCAAACTTGTTTATTATAATGTTGGTCCAATCCAAACCTTCGTTTACGTAGGAAAGGAGCACAACTTTAACAAGTACGAAGACGACTTCATCACGGATCTGAACACGCCGTATGACTATGAGTCAATAATGCACTACAGGCCTCTCTCGTTCAATAAGAATGCTACTGTGCCCACCATCACCACTGCCATTCCGGCCTTCAACGAAATCATCGGACAGCGTCTAGACTTCAGCGCTGTTGATCTTGTCCGACTGAACCGCATGTACAACTGCAGTAAGTAGCAACTGCAGACAGAAATatcattacattgtcatttagcagatgctcttaactagagcaacttacatcagtttttacaatgttatccatccaaacagctggatatttactgaggcaattgtggggtaagtgccttgcccaagggtacagcagcagtgcgccagctgggaatcgaacgggcaaccttttggttatgagtcctgctccttaaccactatgctacgctaaATCAGTTGAatcatttcaactgaaattataatgaaattataataaattataacTATGCTGGAGCATAATGGCTTGCCTGGGTATTCAGGATCGGGTGTTCTCCTTATTGACACAGCCACTGTTTTTTCAGCTTCCACTCAAACCCTCCTGGACCAGTGCTCCTTTGAGCAAATAAATATCTGCGGCATGATCCAGAATGTGGAGGACGACGCAGACTGGGTCCACTCACTGAGCTACACTGGGATGGAAGATCACACCCTGACAGGGCAGTGCCGAGGCAAGTATACAGTCTCTTCTTCTAGTCGCCTCTCCTTTTCAAGttccattttattccagaaattTGCTCCATTATGATCACTTTTAATTGTATAAGTTTGATGAATGCAGTTTGGTAAAGGCAACTGTTTTTTAACATCGCTTATCGCGCCCAGACAAACCAGATTGCTTGCATGTACGGTGCATTCACTCAAGGTAATATTTCAATCCTCTTAGCTGAAAGATAAAGGTCTATGTGTATTGCCCTTACCTGCATTTtggttgcttagcagacactcctatctagagcaacttatatagctttattattttttacattttccatttatacatctgggcAGTTCCTGAGAAAGTTTGGGTAAAGTATATTGCCCACaatgtcccacctgggaatcaaaccagcaacattctTAACTCTATGCAACACTGCTTGTTTCAAAATAAAGGACATTTACATAACTAAAATAGCACAAAAAACCTGTCTGCATAACTCCGGGGGAGATGATGATGACTAGCTCTCCTCAGATCACTGAAAATCAGATCACCTTAAGGAGGCCAGGCTTTTGGTCAACTGTTGTTCTGAATTTAGTGCAGCttcacattacactacacttGATGTGGACAGCATTGAACCAGTTGTTTGTTAGACATGTGAGATCTGAGATGTGGGAGGTTGACAGCAACATTAACATCAACCATATTCTAATTCACTTCTTGAGATTGATAAAGGTAATCTTTAACATTAAATCAAGGGTACTACAGATAAGCATCCCCACTCCTGGAGTGCCACAATCCAGCAGAATTTCTAAGTCTCTCCAAACAGTGACATGCTGAGAAACTTGGGCACATGAACACCAGTATTACCTTAGCCAGAATATTGCTACTGTAAGACATCTTGGCACTCCTTGAGCAGGGTTGCCCACagaccattttccacatttatcTAAGACTTACAGTGTAATGCGCATGCGGATTGTTGGATTGTGGTTTTGAAAGTGTACCTTGTAACACAGAAACCATGTTCTTCTGTAGATGCTGGCTATTTCATGCAATTTAACACCTCAAAATCGGCCCCGGGCAAAAGTGCTCTACTGGAGTCTCGTATCCTGTATCCTAAGAGAGGCCAACAATGCCTTCAGTTCTTCTACAAGACAACAGGAAACCCTGGAGACCTGCTGGTCATCTGGGTCAAGACAGATGATGGAACGGGAAACGTTCGTAAAATCAAGAAAGTGCATACCATTAAAGGTACTGCTGCGAGGGTATCTGTTGCATGATATTGCTCTATATCATCTTTCATCAGATGTGTGAAGAAAGTATGGGGAATTTGTTGTGTATGTGGATATTACATTTGTTGGATTCAATCAAGACCAGCAGACCTTAAGTGCTGTTCAAAAACCCTGGTTAATAAACGTCATGATAAATGTGTCCTAAGAtatcacaatatatttcataagTCAGGTAAATATGTGTTATAACCTTGTCTCGACAACTGTCAAAATGTCTTATAACTATTTTTGACATGCTGTGACACATGTGAAGTGCTTCACGAGGGCATTATAATTGTAACATCAGATAAAGTACTAcctttttataaatgaataatatttctaCACTACATGGCAGATTGAATTAGCACCtatacattttacagcattGGTATTCAAttgtataattataataattaacctaatgtgcttgtgttgtttttcaggcGATGGCGATGAATCCTGGAAGATTGCTCACGTCACACTAAATGTCAAAGACAAATTCCGTTACATCTTCCAGGGTGTGGTGGGATCAGAGAAGACAGATGGTGGCATTTTCATTGACGACGTCTCCTTAACTGAAGCTCACTGCCCCAGTAACATCTGGCGAATCCAAAACTTTACCGGCCTGCTCCAAACACACCCCCCGGGACACAATATCACGAGTCAACGGTTCTACAGCACAGAAGGCTATGGATATGGGATTCGAGTGTATCCAAATGGTAAAGACGCCTCCTCAAATGACCACGTGAGCGTGTACTTCCACCTGTGCAGCGGAGAGAATGATGGAGTATTGGAGTGGCCAGTGTTGAATAGGCAGGCCACCATTATCGCCGTGGATCAAGACCCAGATGTACGGCTGCGAATGTCAGCCAGCAGAAGCTTCACCACTGGTAGGTCTTTGGCTTGTGCTGAActtacacacatcacattacTCACATCACAGTAAGGACAGCAGACATTCATCTGTATTGTTGCAAATACTTAATTATGTATTATAAACTAAATACATAACAATCATCACTATTGATTGCTACAACAAGATGTATCAAGCAAGGCGGGATGAATATAAACAGTAATCCAGTTATCGCTGACTGGCTGCGCGCTAATATCGATGGAGGTGAGCTCGTATCAGTTGTGCATTTTATTAATATGTTGACGCTATTGTGCCATAAGTCCATTCAAAGCTGAACGTGTGCTACTGGCACTTCCAGAATCAGATCCCAGGTGGAACAAACCAAGCACCAACGGAGTATGGGATGAATCCTGCAAATGCTACCGTGGGTCCGAGTTTGGATGGAGcacttttatttcacacaagCAGCTCATGAGAAGAAGCTTCCTGAAGAACGACGACCTGATAATATCTGTCGATTTTGAAGGTAAAGGTCGTGTAGAATGGGACATTTGATCCAAATACATGCACATccacatcacagtacagtgcatcaaatgtgcgtatgtgtgtcaTTTCAGATTTGACTCACCTGCTGAAGACTGAGGTTCCCGCTACTCCGAAACCTGCCAGACATCCCCAACGCACAGAAGAAGAACCCCGTGAGCATGTCAGCTCTGCTGAGGTCCAGAAACATCGGGAGGTGCGATCAGCTCCCAACAACCCCTGCCTACCTAACCCCTGCCTTAatgggggagtgtgtgtggagaagCATGGAGAAGCCACGTGCAGGTCAGTGAAGTCCTTACCATCTCACTCAGAATCGCCCTGCACAAgacaaattattaattaaacTATTAACACTGCTaccattaaaatacattcaacTGAGTAAGGATGGGAAATGCAATTATGGACAATACTATGCACAGTTAACATGATTTCATCATTTGTCTGCTGCAGGTGTGCATCTGGACAGGCTACATTCTACACGGGTGACATGTGTGAGAAACAGCGGATCGATGGGAGCGTTGTGGGTGTGTTGATTGGCGGGATGGCAGGCACCCTCACATTGACCATGGCTATTATTGCAGTCATCCGCAGGGCGCACTGAGGGTGAAGTTGAGgattttacatgtattatttcacattttattaacaatatCTTtctccagagaaaaaaaaataataataattttattttccctgaaATACACTGCAATGTCAGAAGGCTATGTTAGCTTGCCATATGAAAGTAAATGGTATGTGTTATACCTTAAAATATAACTATACCTATAAATctataaatgttttgttttgggaatCATGCAACTTGCTACAATAGAACTGAACCTTATGCCCAGAACAGCTTTGCACAGATGCATACGTGTGTGGGTAAACATGCAGGATGGACATTGTTACATGATGCAATTGCTGTGTAATCCACTAATTAAACTAAAGGAGGCTATTCACCATCATAACGGTATCATGATATATTTTTCTGATGTTCTCGCATACAGTTTGAATTAACAATGTACATTGATTTTGAACTCtaggtatgattttttttcccttcagatgATCCATGTGCACAAAACACAGCTAAAGAAGGGGTTGTACAAATCATTATGTCATAGTGTAAAGGGCGCCACCTCTTTGAAGACTTCCCAGAATCCAAGAAGTATTCAAGAAGACTAGTTCAggaataggtttttttttttcagaagtaaAAGGTGAACAGTTGAGCCAGACAGAATCAGTATCATTCCATGTGCTTGCACAACACCAACGCAGAGCTTACGTTTAGTCTCAATTGGTTGCCAGATCATGGGCCCACAACTGTTTGCAGGAATAGTAAGGGGGGCTTAGCACAGGTTGTTGCTCACCTACACCATGGAGTTAGGAGACGAGAACAACAAAGGTGCACATGTAAATATGGCTTCAATTCGAATGTCTCTTTACCTAAAAACAAAGTTATATCtacatctttgttttttcccaTGCCATATTCATGCCTGCAGATAGAATTTAATGGTGTTATGACTGACATCATAAAGAATATAAAGATTTtgtatgaaagaaaaatcatacaaaatgaaaatatgatagAAATGggataaacatacacacacaacaagaCAGTATATAGTCCTTAAAGCAATGAAGGAGGGGGAACTTTGTCTTGGCCATACAGAATATGTTTCtcatctgttttttaaaatcaacCCACTCAGCTCAACTACTAACTCTGGTACTGGAGGGATAATATCCAACTGATTCTCCAGCCCTCTTTAAACTGCTACAACTCAATGTACTTGAGATGGATGCTGTATTGTTGATAAATACACAGTAATAATCAGTGTGCTGCTATCACAAAATGGTAAAGCGTGTGGGTTAATACGGCATCAATACAAGGAAGGCTTTGTCTGGTTTTGCAGTTGCAGTGCAAGCGCACCCTATCCTCACAGCAGACAcagtaaaaaagagaaactaatagctttgttttcattgttacaTTTAATACAATATATGGTTAACATGTATTaacatttcataataataattcgTTTTTCCATTAAgtttcaatttaatttacatCTATAGTTTTTATTGAATATACTTCTTACATATCATTACACTTCTGAAATACATATTCAATGAAAGCACAcattagttttaaaaatgcCGTGTTgttgcaatacatttttattagatCTTTGTTAATCATGTTAAAATAGAGACAATAAATCTACAATAGTATGACTTTCAATCATACAGCCAAATCAATACTCATTTTCCTCATCATTTTTGAACTGCCAAGTGAAATGGATTGATGAATGAGGCAAACATTTCCAAGAAATCTTATCCATTTTACTCActtattttttccacactgatatCATATAATAGCAGCATATTGCATCATGTTACTTTTCAGCATACAATTTCTTACACAATTTATGACAATGTTTCCAAAAGGCCACCACTGATtttaacagaaagaaagaggaaaaattaTGTTAACCAGTAGTTACTTAAACAAGCATGATCATATGCCAAATTTAAATAATGGCTATATTTTCACAGTAACACTGCACCTTTTGTGCTGCTGGTGTTCAAgcaaatatattaaatttgtaataaaattaACTGACACTGAATCTGTTTATCCAACTGATGACAATATAAATACACGGAAACATTATTGAATGTTAGACTAGCTGGAACTAAGTATTGAGGAAAGATTCTGAAGCACCAGTAGACTGGCTTGAGGTTGCAGCCTCTGAAACGTTGTACATGTCTGAAAAAAGAGTAGAATTTTGTTGTGAATTTCAAATTTTACATGATATAAATAGCAATACTCCCTGATACCAATGTGACTGGAATAATCTATACACAACTGAAGGACAGGCCCTCTGTTCAAGAAATATGTATTCACTGCTACTTGGTTATAAGGCATCAACAACAGTGTTTTTGTACATCTTCACATAAGGTACAAATGATCTCAGCTGATGTATACTTTCAGTTATTCTCAGCTATTAAAAACACATAGAATGAAAATGTCCACTTACTTCTTCTCTGTCTTCGAAACAGATTTAATCCACTTGAAGAAGAAGGACCTGCACTTGTGCTCTGTAAAAGAAACATATCTTGCGGTTTCACATGGTTCTTCAACAGCactcaaacatgcatgcatgcatgcagagcTACACTTATCACACATTAGGCTATCTGTCATGCCCTGGTACAGAGACAGTAGAATGTACTTGAAGTGtaaagaacacaaaaatgtcagtgCTTACTGTTGTGCGGTGGGAACTTGTATGTACAAATGAAAACCTTCCAGCTATCGCTGCTCGAATCTGGAGGTAAAGAGCAATATCAGTCCTTTTTAACACAGGTCGCCCAAAACTTcagtcacatttcaaaatatccAAAATGTTGTCTGTAGCATACATTCAATGACTCCTccttgaaataataatttaaacaacTTATATACTCACCCTGCTGTCTAAGATTGTCccaaacagtaaaacaaagaaacccttgacaggaaaaagaaaaaaagttgtttagTAATAATATCTATCTCAATGAACAGCATAtggaaaatctttttttagCAAAGTAGTTACTCATAgatgttacatttattaataCCTGTAATGAATTGAGAATTGCAAACACAATGTGGATTCCAGCGCTTTGAGGTGCAGCCATGGTTCCTATTCCAAATCCCCATGTAAGGCCAAAGAAGGGCGTTAGAAACGCTACACATCTTGCAATGACCACCAAGGCATTTCTTTCGTCTGATTGCGGGTTCTCTCCCATGCCTCTCCTCAGCATTTTGTACAGAACCACAATCAGGATGAGGAAATTTATGGCCACTATGGTAAGGGCAGGAATGACAAAAGCAAGGAGGGCCTTTGTCTTGTCCCAGTTGAGCCAGCAAGCGTCTCTTTCCCTGAAGTATCCCTTCTGAGGGGCTGTGACTGCCACTGTGATGACAGCGATGAGTAGCGGTGCACCGTACCCCACCGTGAAGGAGATCACCATCATGACTGTTTTCGATATGTGGGAGAAGACCATAACCATTCGGTAAAAAAGCAAGAATCCCGAAATCAACATCCAGAAGAACAGGGCTAAGTAaaagaaatggatgaaaaagGTTGCTGCACTGCAAGCCCCCACCGGTGTCTCCTTCTTGATATCTGATATCCCTGCACCAATCATGAACCATATGTTTGCAATCAGCAGGGACAGAGCAATATTCACAATGGAAACGTGCCGCATATATGATGTGCTGTTCCGAGTGACAACAGTCCACACAAAGGCTTCAATGAAAAGGCACAAGACCAAGCTTCCCATTGATATTCCCACTCCGATGTAGGTAATGAAGTCCAGTATTATTCTGATTGCTTCAGGGATGGAAGGTGACATTAAAATGGAGAAGGAGGTCAGGTGGTCGCAGAAGCAGGTTACAGTGCCATTTTCATTAGTTTGAACCTCACACCCTGCTGAATCCCATCCACCAGCTGTATCCAGGAGGGTGAAGTTCCAAAAGACACACTGCGGATTGGCCAGTGACTCGTTGCTTTTCTCAAAGCTCAGAGAGACGTTGTTAATGGTGGCATTCACTTTGACTAACACAATGATTCCATTAATGGTGTTATTTATGCTGGTTTTGTTCCGTGGAGGTAAGACTCTGTTCAGTGTACCAAAGGCTATGGTGGTAATTTGCGGGTCAAAGGGAAGGTCTGGATCTGGAATGTCTATTTGAGCAGATGTGTTGAAGTCTGATGAGTTGAAGGTGAAACCGTTGCTGAGTACTGTTTTGTCCAGCGCAATG
This window harbors:
- the mep1a.2 gene encoding meprin A subunit alpha, giving the protein MDDEADKGELRDDIPDINLESKRELFEGDIAGDPKRNAILDETARWRFPIPYILTDSLDLNAKGVILQAFEMYRLKSCVDFKPYEGEHTYLSFTKLDGCWSFVGDLHEGQNVSIGARCDTKAIVEHELLHALGFYHEQSRADRDDYVKIWWDQIIPGKEHNFNKYEDDFITDLNTPYDYESIMHYRPLSFNKNATVPTITTAIPAFNEIIGQRLDFSAVDLVRLNRMYNCTSTQTLLDQCSFEQINICGMIQNVEDDADWVHSLSYTGMEDHTLTGQCRDAGYFMQFNTSKSAPGKSALLESRILYPKRGQQCLQFFYKTTGNPGDLLVIWVKTDDGTGNVRKIKKVHTIKGDGDESWKIAHVTLNVKDKFRYIFQGVVGSEKTDGGIFIDDVSLTEAHCPSNIWRIQNFTGLLQTHPPGHNITSQRFYSTEGYGYGIRVYPNGKDASSNDHVSVYFHLCSGENDGVLEWPVLNRQATIIAVDQDPDVRLRMSASRSFTTESDPRWNKPSTNGVWDESCKCYRGSEFGWSTFISHKQLMRRSFLKNDDLIISVDFEDLTHLLKTEVPATPKPARHPQRTEEEPREHVSSAEVQKHREVRSAPNNPCLPNPCLNGGVCVEKHGEATCRCASGQATFYTGDMCEKQRIDGSVVGVLIGGMAGTLTLTMAIIAVIRRAH